In Pedobacter heparinus DSM 2366, the following are encoded in one genomic region:
- a CDS encoding heparinase II/III family protein, with the protein MKLFRNILFFIVLIGGSIAKGQNLAVYDNSKPVVLLQPLDMLRVKQIEAMLPEKPSGFGETYKNRKEWNRLLNTRKYDKLLKSADSSLTEPFPAWSDTDYLAYWTKGTSVPGKNMLQKRLLWLTRYVFAECLTDQGKYTKAAEDAILELCRQKSWVNPTHDYNKVNFEGKKYLVELSAVSYAHHIAQALYLLGDKLGPKVKDEAIKALRLRVFDPVLNSVATGNSENFFLTNTNNFNAVCLSGTVGAAETILDDKRERAKFIAIAERYHKNGVHGFLPDGYCTEGLGYYNYGFGHFVLLRETVYRSTGGQIDLFADPKVKLIAEFLPKTVIIHGVFPSIGDCRPYTQPSAFILYYVNRNLGVDVSDFKKTAFEGRSTELAESILAVFPEKISSEQIMVKSKGNELRSYFDQAGVLTVRPGKNSAMDMGVAIKGGNNNEHHNHNDIGSFSIVVGDEVLMGDPGIIPYTSKTFGPERYTYKTIASYGHPVPLIAGKEQIPGAAAQANVISTSFNNDQDKLLMDIASAYPVKELKKLEREFTYNRKPNGFLTVKDNFSFSNTQTYETALITRGKWKQVGPGAIEITGKKDKLLVTIESQDGFEIKSEELSEGGLPYTRLAIRLNKPVQEGTISMVFKPIR; encoded by the coding sequence ATGAAATTATTCAGAAATATCTTATTTTTTATAGTCCTTATAGGAGGAAGTATAGCAAAGGGGCAGAATCTTGCTGTTTATGACAATTCAAAACCTGTTGTATTGCTGCAACCATTGGATATGCTTAGGGTTAAACAAATCGAAGCGATGTTACCCGAAAAACCTTCTGGATTTGGCGAGACCTATAAAAACCGCAAAGAATGGAACAGACTGCTGAACACCAGGAAATACGACAAATTGCTTAAAAGTGCCGACAGCTCATTGACGGAGCCCTTTCCGGCCTGGAGCGATACGGATTACCTTGCCTACTGGACTAAAGGAACTTCTGTACCGGGAAAAAACATGCTCCAAAAGCGCCTGCTCTGGTTAACCCGATATGTATTTGCAGAATGTCTTACCGATCAGGGAAAATATACAAAGGCTGCAGAAGATGCCATACTTGAACTGTGCCGGCAGAAATCATGGGTAAATCCGACACATGATTACAATAAGGTAAATTTTGAAGGCAAAAAATACCTGGTAGAGTTGTCGGCAGTAAGTTATGCCCACCATATTGCACAGGCATTATATTTATTGGGTGACAAGCTCGGCCCAAAGGTTAAAGATGAGGCCATCAAGGCTTTACGCCTAAGGGTATTCGACCCTGTGTTAAACTCAGTGGCCACCGGCAATAGCGAAAATTTCTTTTTAACCAATACAAATAACTTTAATGCAGTCTGTCTGTCCGGAACAGTGGGTGCTGCTGAAACCATCCTCGATGATAAAAGAGAACGGGCCAAATTTATTGCCATTGCAGAACGCTACCATAAAAATGGTGTGCACGGGTTTTTGCCCGACGGCTATTGTACCGAAGGTCTGGGTTATTACAATTACGGTTTTGGCCATTTCGTACTTTTACGTGAAACGGTATACAGAAGCACCGGAGGCCAGATAGACCTGTTTGCAGATCCAAAAGTTAAACTTATTGCTGAATTTCTTCCTAAAACAGTAATTATCCATGGTGTTTTCCCTTCAATTGGCGACTGCCGGCCTTATACCCAACCTTCTGCTTTCATTTTATATTATGTGAACCGGAACCTGGGTGTAGATGTATCGGACTTTAAAAAGACGGCTTTTGAAGGCCGTTCTACTGAGCTTGCAGAAAGTATCCTGGCAGTTTTTCCGGAAAAAATATCTTCTGAACAGATAATGGTAAAAAGCAAGGGCAATGAACTAAGGTCTTATTTTGACCAGGCTGGTGTACTCACTGTACGCCCCGGCAAAAACTCAGCCATGGATATGGGCGTTGCCATTAAAGGGGGCAACAACAATGAGCACCACAACCACAATGACATTGGCTCTTTTTCTATAGTAGTTGGGGATGAAGTTTTGATGGGCGATCCGGGTATTATACCCTATACTTCCAAAACTTTTGGTCCCGAAAGGTATACCTATAAAACCATCGCTTCCTATGGGCATCCTGTACCTCTCATTGCAGGTAAAGAACAAATTCCTGGTGCAGCCGCACAAGCCAATGTCATCAGCACCAGCTTTAACAATGACCAGGATAAACTGCTGATGGACATTGCCTCTGCATATCCGGTAAAGGAACTGAAAAAGCTTGAACGGGAATTCACCTATAACCGCAAACCAAATGGTTTTCTGACAGTTAAAGACAATTTTAGTTTTAGCAATACCCAAACCTATGAAACAGCTTTAATAACCAGGGGTAAATGGAAGCAGGTCGGTCCCGGAGCAATTGAAATCACAGGCAAAAAAGATAAACTACTGGTTACAATAGAAAGTCAGGATGGGTTTGAAATCAAAAGTGAAGAGCTGTCTGAAGGTGGCCTTCCTTATACGCGTCTAGCCATCCGGCTCAACAAACCTGTTCAGGAGGGTACCATTTCAATGGTCTTTAAACCAATCAGATAA
- a CDS encoding T9SS type A sorting domain-containing protein gives MKLQEIMGQYRIMLMVIFLVLGNAGVKSAVISSSATGGNWNTASSWAGGIVPISTDTVKIIAGSTITVNLSGTVTVKNLTLTGTLNFASGSGALMVNGNLLINSGGKLDAFNGTTGKSVTINGDLTNNGSMEFSRAGSILKLGAAALAGSISGSGNFNIIRQLTIDNINGVVLNAAISISNTLLLNEGTFTNGSLLTLNNTNIGNGPASAQCIIQRSQSATLANTYTLGATASLYLSYVHNPAKAGAGISEGNEMPASRSLFRITVNNAAGIFLNDDVTLRSSSSALVLTSGVINLPAGKTLICNHINNTNTSGNASSYVNGGLAMAVGTTATTRIFPVGTSGQNRKVTLTGLSASSGTLIIRFAVEASGTPIIGSGLTSLSNKRVWKGNILSGTMNNYTNITIDHQPDDSISGSVVDARIANSISLNGTYNSLGAGSNTFTTIKSPTASYTALGWFALGALLPPTSTYYIAADGNDAADGKTTTTPWKTLNKVNGQVFNTGDSLLFRRGDTFNGKLLVKHTANLYIDAYGTGAKPVISGAAAINTAWTVYSGNIWQTAFSSGQPAEIRSLIKGNKLLPISRYPNPNVNNGYLNFESFSGNTQITDNDLSSTPNWTGAEFVLRSHPFRLIRTKVTTHSGNTITFPDPVDLGIKNGFGYFFVNDLKAIDQEGEWAYKPSTGTIYVYATSDPNLASYAFSGEDTVLQADTLNQLVIKNLDIKYAGKLALLLNKTTAAIIDSVDISYSGGDGIVLGNSNQATIQNSSVSDVNWSGIFSQANSDRITISHNNISNIGNAAYGKGKTFAGIDCNSANSIVSYNKVFKTGYSGIISAGVNNLIKRNVIDSVVLLLNDNGGIYTNDNINKTNGTLIEGNIITNSIGEYLGAPVASLASGIYLDNLSEGITVSNNTVAFVNGYGLYGHLLQGGNKFYDNTSFQSALSEMRLHVPASIPQTDVRGNLLVTNDPAVTHNVLLGNCPDYTYAEIGLFKDNYVINPFNDKTIRFNYKEGSSSPNIRYNSVYEWETAAAQINGTVASPLKYPLVTTPSEVIKFYYNTAGTNQSFTLPAGSFIDVKNQAYCGTLTLAPYSSVILLKASSLSCLSPASCGMPANMTLVQTSDTTASLSWDTVATAINYDVRYKGTADTDWKYYHNVFGTSVLLLHLDPEKTYEYQVRCSCYGTESDWNSLQDSATSTAAMATPDKKIQLSDIKITPAIAPKSNLTAYPNPFKTQTTVAFNLPLTQDKVTLEVYNVMGSRVQKLYEGKAYGEQPYAFEFDRKLLPAGIYFIRLTTSQQTKHFKIVITD, from the coding sequence ATGAAGTTACAAGAGATTATGGGCCAATACAGAATAATGTTAATGGTCATTTTTCTGGTTCTTGGAAATGCTGGGGTAAAATCTGCTGTTATTAGCTCTTCAGCTACAGGAGGAAACTGGAACACGGCATCCAGCTGGGCCGGTGGAATTGTCCCCATAAGCACCGATACTGTAAAAATCATAGCAGGCAGTACCATAACGGTAAACTTGAGCGGGACAGTTACAGTAAAAAACTTAACACTCACAGGAACCTTGAATTTTGCATCCGGATCTGGTGCCCTGATGGTAAACGGAAACCTGCTGATCAACAGTGGTGGAAAGCTGGATGCCTTTAATGGAACAACCGGCAAAAGTGTAACCATAAATGGAGATTTGACCAATAACGGGTCAATGGAATTTTCAAGAGCCGGAAGCATCCTGAAACTCGGAGCTGCCGCTTTAGCAGGCAGTATCAGCGGTTCAGGAAATTTTAACATCATCCGCCAGTTGACAATAGACAATATAAACGGTGTAGTGTTAAATGCAGCAATAAGTATCTCCAACACGCTTCTGCTAAATGAGGGTACATTTACCAATGGTAGCCTGCTTACCCTTAACAATACAAACATAGGAAATGGTCCTGCATCGGCACAATGTATCATTCAGCGTTCGCAAAGTGCAACCCTTGCAAATACTTATACACTGGGTGCAACAGCATCACTTTATCTGTCCTATGTGCACAACCCCGCAAAAGCCGGAGCGGGCATTTCGGAGGGCAATGAAATGCCTGCTTCCAGGTCCTTGTTTCGCATAACCGTAAATAATGCAGCAGGTATCTTTCTGAACGATGATGTAACCCTGCGTTCTTCAAGTTCTGCACTGGTACTGACTTCAGGTGTGATCAATTTACCAGCAGGTAAAACCCTCATCTGTAATCATATCAATAACACAAATACCAGCGGCAATGCCTCCAGTTATGTAAACGGCGGACTGGCGATGGCCGTAGGAACAACTGCAACTACAAGGATATTCCCTGTTGGCACCAGCGGTCAAAACCGCAAAGTGACATTAACAGGCCTCTCGGCTTCATCGGGCACCTTAATCATCAGGTTTGCAGTAGAAGCATCTGGTACACCAATTATCGGCTCAGGCCTTACTTCCCTCTCCAATAAAAGGGTATGGAAAGGGAATATATTAAGCGGAACAATGAACAATTATACAAATATTACGATTGACCATCAGCCAGATGATTCCATTTCCGGATCAGTAGTTGACGCCAGGATCGCGAATTCAATCTCGTTAAACGGAACATATAACAGCCTTGGGGCAGGATCAAACACTTTTACAACTATAAAATCCCCAACGGCAAGTTATACGGCGTTGGGCTGGTTCGCTTTAGGGGCTTTACTTCCGCCAACCAGCACCTATTACATTGCAGCTGATGGCAATGATGCTGCAGATGGAAAAACCACCACCACCCCTTGGAAAACTTTGAACAAAGTAAATGGCCAGGTTTTCAACACAGGAGATTCCCTGCTCTTCAGAAGAGGCGATACCTTTAATGGCAAGCTACTGGTCAAACATACTGCAAACCTTTATATTGATGCTTATGGAACAGGAGCAAAACCTGTAATCAGTGGTGCGGCAGCTATAAATACCGCCTGGACCGTTTACAGTGGTAACATCTGGCAAACGGCCTTTAGTTCAGGCCAACCAGCTGAAATCAGGTCACTGATTAAAGGGAACAAGCTGTTACCCATAAGCCGCTACCCCAATCCCAATGTAAATAACGGGTATTTAAACTTCGAATCCTTCTCTGGAAATACCCAGATCACTGACAATGACCTTTCATCTACCCCAAACTGGACCGGTGCCGAGTTCGTTTTAAGGTCGCATCCATTCCGTTTGATACGTACAAAAGTAACCACACACAGCGGAAATACGATTACCTTTCCTGATCCGGTTGACCTTGGCATCAAAAATGGCTTCGGCTATTTTTTTGTGAATGACCTGAAAGCCATTGACCAGGAAGGTGAATGGGCTTACAAACCATCAACAGGTACAATTTACGTGTATGCAACATCAGACCCAAACCTTGCCAGTTACGCCTTTTCCGGGGAAGATACGGTTTTACAGGCAGACACCCTTAATCAACTTGTGATCAAAAACCTGGACATTAAATATGCCGGCAAACTGGCATTACTGTTAAACAAAACAACTGCGGCAATAATAGACAGTGTCGACATTTCCTATTCGGGTGGTGATGGAATTGTACTGGGCAACAGCAACCAGGCTACCATACAAAACTCAAGTGTATCAGATGTAAACTGGAGCGGAATCTTCAGCCAGGCAAACAGCGACCGCATTACCATCAGCCACAACAATATTTCAAACATCGGAAACGCAGCCTATGGCAAGGGGAAAACTTTTGCCGGTATAGATTGTAATTCCGCCAATTCTATTGTTTCCTATAACAAAGTATTTAAAACAGGCTATTCAGGTATCATTTCTGCCGGGGTCAACAACCTCATCAAAAGAAATGTAATCGACAGCGTGGTGCTCTTGCTAAACGATAACGGTGGGATCTATACCAATGACAACATCAATAAGACCAACGGAACTTTAATTGAAGGAAACATCATCACAAACAGTATCGGCGAGTACCTGGGTGCCCCGGTTGCCAGTTTGGCCAGCGGCATCTATCTTGACAACTTATCCGAAGGCATCACCGTCAGTAACAATACGGTTGCCTTTGTGAATGGCTATGGTCTTTACGGACATTTGCTGCAGGGGGGCAATAAGTTTTACGACAATACTTCTTTCCAGAGTGCCTTATCCGAAATGCGGCTTCATGTTCCTGCCAGCATACCACAAACTGATGTCCGCGGAAACCTACTGGTTACCAACGATCCAGCAGTGACCCACAATGTATTGCTGGGCAACTGTCCCGATTATACGTATGCCGAGATCGGCCTGTTCAAAGATAATTATGTGATCAATCCATTTAATGATAAAACCATACGCTTCAATTATAAAGAAGGCAGCAGCAGTCCAAATATCCGCTATAATTCAGTATACGAATGGGAAACCGCAGCAGCACAAATCAATGGAACAGTCGCTTCCCCCTTAAAATATCCATTGGTCACCACCCCATCAGAGGTCATTAAGTTTTACTATAATACGGCTGGTACAAACCAGAGTTTTACTTTACCTGCAGGCTCATTTATCGATGTGAAGAACCAGGCTTATTGCGGAACCTTAACTTTAGCACCTTACAGTTCTGTCATACTTTTAAAAGCCAGTTCGCTCAGTTGCCTTAGTCCGGCTTCCTGTGGAATGCCGGCAAATATGACACTGGTGCAGACTTCCGACACCACTGCATCACTTAGCTGGGATACTGTTGCTACTGCCATCAATTATGATGTTCGTTACAAAGGTACGGCGGATACTGATTGGAAATACTACCATAATGTTTTTGGGACCTCGGTATTATTGCTCCATCTGGATCCTGAAAAAACTTACGAATATCAGGTAAGGTGCAGCTGCTATGGAACTGAAAGCGATTGGAATTCATTGCAGGATAGTGCCACCAGTACTGCTGCAATGGCAACTCCGGATAAGAAAATTCAGCTTAGCGATATAAAAATTACGCCTGCAATTGCACCAAAGTCAAACCTGACCGCCTACCCCAATCCTTTTAAAACCCAAACTACAGTAGCTTTTAATCTTCCCTTAACCCAGGATAAAGTAACTTTAGAAGTTTATAATGTTATGGGAAGCAGGGTGCAAAAGTTATATGAAGGCAAAGCATACGGCGAACAGCCTTACGCTTTTGAATTTGACAGAAAGCTCCTGCCTGCTGGTATCTATTTTATCAGGCTTACTACCTCACAACAAACAAAACATTTTAAAATAGTAATTACAGATTAA
- a CDS encoding alpha-L-fucosidase, with amino-acid sequence MKKHTFYITLSVSLFLMTISPGNFAQTYQPEWQSLDKRQTPSWWTDAKFGIFIHWGLYSVPAYAPVNEVKGVYEKYAEHYENRLIQGNKLFTDHHKQFYGEQFKYSDFAAMFKAEYFKPEEWADLFAKSGAKYVVLTSKHHDGFCLWPSAESNKWNSVDAGPHRDLAGDLTNAVKDKGLKMGFYYSLLEWNNPLYKPQTIDNYVENHMSPQMKDLVTRYKPEVIFADGEWDYPSEKLRSPQFLSWLYNESAVKNTVVVNDRWGKETRSKHGGYYTTEYDLVHDAKGIGEKAAHPWEESRGIGTSYGFNRFETLEHYFTSKQLVDLLIDKVSNGGNLLLNIGPDANGLIPIIMQERLLDIGAWLKVNGEAIYGSSSWIGGAANQKDKGIFYTQKGKDIYIICTKWPQTDMTIGTIKKAGKVSLLGSATPVKSEIKRGELHIIPPILNPATMPCQYAWVFKVKVI; translated from the coding sequence ATGAAGAAGCATACATTTTACATCACACTCAGCGTGTCATTATTCCTGATGACTATATCCCCCGGCAATTTTGCCCAAACCTATCAGCCGGAATGGCAGTCGCTCGATAAAAGGCAGACCCCCAGCTGGTGGACTGATGCCAAGTTCGGTATTTTCATTCATTGGGGCCTGTACTCCGTTCCGGCTTACGCACCTGTTAACGAGGTTAAAGGAGTTTACGAAAAATATGCGGAACATTACGAAAACAGGCTGATACAAGGCAATAAATTATTTACCGACCACCATAAGCAATTTTATGGGGAGCAGTTTAAATACAGTGATTTTGCGGCAATGTTTAAAGCAGAATACTTTAAGCCAGAAGAATGGGCCGATCTGTTTGCTAAATCTGGGGCAAAATATGTGGTGTTGACTTCCAAGCACCATGATGGATTTTGTTTATGGCCAAGTGCTGAAAGTAATAAATGGAACAGTGTGGATGCCGGGCCTCACCGTGATCTGGCTGGCGATCTTACAAATGCAGTTAAAGACAAAGGCTTAAAAATGGGTTTTTACTATTCATTGCTAGAATGGAACAACCCGCTTTATAAGCCCCAAACCATAGACAATTATGTAGAAAACCACATGTCACCTCAAATGAAGGACCTCGTAACCCGATATAAGCCAGAGGTGATCTTTGCAGATGGAGAATGGGATTACCCATCAGAAAAACTCAGGAGTCCCCAATTCCTTTCCTGGTTGTATAACGAATCGGCGGTAAAAAACACAGTTGTTGTCAATGACCGATGGGGAAAAGAAACCCGCAGTAAACATGGCGGCTATTACACTACCGAATATGACCTGGTACACGATGCCAAAGGTATTGGCGAAAAAGCAGCACATCCATGGGAAGAGAGCCGTGGCATAGGTACCTCTTATGGTTTTAACCGGTTTGAAACATTGGAGCATTATTTTACAAGTAAACAGCTGGTAGACCTACTGATTGATAAAGTGAGTAATGGCGGTAACCTGCTGCTCAATATTGGTCCGGATGCCAATGGCTTAATCCCTATAATTATGCAGGAGCGCCTGCTGGATATAGGTGCCTGGCTAAAGGTGAACGGAGAGGCCATATACGGCAGCAGTTCCTGGATAGGCGGGGCAGCAAACCAAAAGGACAAAGGTATTTTTTACACCCAAAAAGGTAAAGATATTTATATAATATGCACAAAATGGCCACAAACTGATATGACAATCGGAACGATTAAAAAGGCAGGCAAAGTTAGTTTGCTGGGTTCCGCTACACCTGTCAAGTCGGAGATAAAGAGAGGAGAATTACACATAATCCCTCCCATCCTGAATCCGGCAACAATGCCATGCCAGTATGCCTGGGTATTTAAAGTAAAAGTGATATGA